AGTTGGCGATGCGCTCATCGATCACGGCTTTCTTGCGCAACATGCGCGCCACATGGCGCTCGTCACGATCGGGGGATTCACTCATGGGGCAGCTCTCCGTTGGGGCTGGGGAACGGCGGGCAGGAAAAGGAATAGACGGCGCAAGCCTGGCATCGCCCACCGTGATGCCGTTGGATGGATCAGGCCGGTCTCCGGGCTCATGAGGGGCATTGCTGCCTGACTGCGCGCCTTCCCATGTCGTGGACACAGTGGCATCTGGCGCAGCCTTGACTCATCTACCGTTGCGGGGGCAGCGCCGGAATCGTCGCCATGTCCATCGCTGGAACAGGCCCTGACCGGCTTCCCTGTTTCACTCTGTCGACCAGCGGCCACAGAGCACCTGAAACAAGTCGCGAAGGTTAGAGGGTTGGGGGTGGAGCGTCAATTAAAGCCAGGCGTCGCTTGGCACACAAAACTGCACCGCATCAACAAACTGGCGCCAATCTTGTGCCACACTCAGCGAGTTGATATCAAATAGCCATAACTCAACCCACCCACCGCCAGACAACAATAAGGACGGACCCCGATGCAAGGCATGATCATCAGCAATCCAAAGCTGGAATTCCTGCGCCCGATGCTGGAACGCTGGTTTGATTGCATTGACCGCTACAACGCTGTTCGTGGCGACAGCGAAACCCCTTACTGGTTCGACGAGCAGGCCAACCTGGGATTGCTTTCCGCCGCCGCCTGGATGGCGGAGATGGTCAGCCTCGAACACAGCCCCAGCAAAAAGCAGCAGGAAGAAGGCGCCCGCAACGCACGCACCGATCTGTACCTGGCCACCCGGGAAGAACGCGCCTACATTCAGGCCACCCAGCGCTGGCCCCAGGTCAACGGCCTGCACCTGACCCAGGCCTTGCTCGACATTGCCGGTGACGCGAGAAAGATCAGCTACCCCGGCGACCTGCGGCTCGGCTGCCTGTTTGTCAGCCCGCAGAAGGCTCAGCACAGCGCCACCCCGGAAGAACTCCAGGACATGCTCGACGAACTGCAAAAGGAACACTGCTGCGCGGTGGCCTGGTACTTTCCCTACGCCTATCGCAAGCTGCACAACGAGGCCGGCCTCTACCATCCCGGGGTCGCCGCACTGTTCAAGGAAGCCCGCTGATCAGGCGGAACCATACGCCGGCTATGCTCCTCTATGACTAGGACGTCCGTGCATTCATAGGGAAATCAGCATGCTCAAGTCTCGACACGCTTTGCTTATCGCGATCGCCGCCGGCCTTACGGCCTGTGGCGAAACCTCCAGCCTGCAAGTTTCCGACGGCACCGGCCCAACCCCCAAGCTGCCGGAGCCCAACCCGACGCTGATCCCCACGGTGAACATCGCCCCGGCGATTGGCTGGCCCAAGGGCAGCAAGCCATTGGCGGCAGCCGGCACCCAGGTCAATGCCTTCGCCGAAGGCCTCGATCATCCACGCTGGCTCTATGTCCTGCCCAACGGCGACGTACTGGTGGCGGAAACCAATGCACCGCCCAAACCCGATGACAGCCGGGGCATTCGCGGCTGGATCGCCGGAAAAATCATGGGCCGCGCCGGCGCTGCGGTGCCCAGCGCCAACCGCATTACCCTGCTAAGGGATCAGGATCACGACGGCGTGGCCGAAACCCGCAGCGTGCTCCTGGACAACCTGAACTCGCCGTTCGGCATGACCCTGGTCGGCAATGACCTGTATGTGGCGGACACCGACAAATTGCTGCGCTTTCCATACCAGGCCGGCGACACCCGGATCACCGCAGCCGGCACCAAGGTCGTCGATCTGCCCGGCGGCACGCTCAATCACCACTGGACCAAGAACGTCATCGCCAGCCCGGACGGGAGCAAGCTCTACGTCACCGTCGGCTCCAACAGCAACGTCGGGGAAAATGGCCTGGACCAGGAGCAAGGCCGCGCCGCGATCTGGGAGGTGGATCGGAACAGCGGACAGCACCGCCTGTTCGCCACCGGCTTGCGCAATCCCAACGGCTTGGCCTGGGAGCCGGTCAGCGGGGCGCTATGGACCGCGGTGAACGAGCGCGACGAGATCGGCAGCGACCTGGTGCCGGACTACATCACCTCGGTCAAGGACGGCGCCTTCTACGGCTGGCCCTTCAGCTACTACGGGCAGCATGTGGATGTCCGGGTCAAACCGCAGAACCTCGACCTGGTGAGCAAGGCCATCGCCCCGGACTACGCCGTCGGCCCGCACACAGCCTCTCTGGGGCTGACCTTCGCCCAAGGCAGCAAGCTCCCCGCTCCATTCACCGAAGGCGCCTTCATCGGTCAGCATGGCTCGTGGAACCGCAAGCCCCATAGCGGCTACAAAGTCATCTTCGTCCCCTTCAGCGCCGGCAAGCCCCAGGGGCCGCCCGTGGACGTGCTCAGCGGCTTTCTCAGCGCCGATGAGAAGGCTTACGGACGCCCGGTTGGGGTTGTGATCGATCAGCAAGGCGACTTGCTGGTGGCCGATGACGTCGGCAATACGATCTGGCGGGTATCGGCCGCCAAAGCCCCCTGATTCAGCGCTTGCGGCACAGGGTCAAGCCGTCCCCCAGGGGCAGCAGCGACAGATCGATGCGCGAGTCGTCCTTCAAGGCCCGATTGAGCGCCTGGATGGCTCGGGTATCTTCGCTGGCGGGCTCCACCTCCAGCACACGCCCGCTCCACAAGGTGTTGTCGAACACCGCCAGGCCACCGACTCGCAACAGACGCAACGCGGACTCCAGATAGGCCGGGTAGTTGGCTTTATCAGCGTCGATGAAGATCAGGTCGAAAGATTCGAGCCGGCCGGCCAGTTCCAGGCCGGCCAGGGTGTCCAGCGCCGGAGCCAGGCGCAGTTCGATGCGTTGCGCTAACCCCGCCTCCTGCCAGTAACGACGAGCCGTAGCGTTGTAGTCGCCGGGCAGGTCGCAACAGATCAACGAGCCGTCTGCGGGAAGGGCCTGCGCCATGCATAAGGCGCTGTAGCCGGTAAAGGTTCCCACTTCCAGCACTTGGCGAGCAGCGGTCAACTTGATCAATAGCGCAAGAAACTGCCCCTGCTCCGGCGCCACCTGCCAACGGGCATTGGGCAGGGCCTGGGTTTCATCCCGCAGACGTCGCAGCAGCGGCGTTTCGCGCAGGGAAACATCCAGCAGGTATTGATACAGGGCATCGTCGAGGTTGAGCGTACGCGCAGTCACAAGCACCTCGACCAGAGTGGATTATGGATTGTGCGCCAGGTGTTCCGGCTGCAGCACGCGCTTGGCGCTCAGGTAGGCTTTCTGCCAGTAGGCCTTGGACAGGCTGTCGAGCTTCACCGTACCGCCGGTGGCCGGAGCATGGACAAAACGCCCTTCACC
This genomic stretch from Pseudomonas sp. Os17 harbors:
- a CDS encoding PQQ-dependent sugar dehydrogenase, which produces MLKSRHALLIAIAAGLTACGETSSLQVSDGTGPTPKLPEPNPTLIPTVNIAPAIGWPKGSKPLAAAGTQVNAFAEGLDHPRWLYVLPNGDVLVAETNAPPKPDDSRGIRGWIAGKIMGRAGAAVPSANRITLLRDQDHDGVAETRSVLLDNLNSPFGMTLVGNDLYVADTDKLLRFPYQAGDTRITAAGTKVVDLPGGTLNHHWTKNVIASPDGSKLYVTVGSNSNVGENGLDQEQGRAAIWEVDRNSGQHRLFATGLRNPNGLAWEPVSGALWTAVNERDEIGSDLVPDYITSVKDGAFYGWPFSYYGQHVDVRVKPQNLDLVSKAIAPDYAVGPHTASLGLTFAQGSKLPAPFTEGAFIGQHGSWNRKPHSGYKVIFVPFSAGKPQGPPVDVLSGFLSADEKAYGRPVGVVIDQQGDLLVADDVGNTIWRVSAAKAP
- a CDS encoding class I SAM-dependent methyltransferase; this translates as MTARTLNLDDALYQYLLDVSLRETPLLRRLRDETQALPNARWQVAPEQGQFLALLIKLTAARQVLEVGTFTGYSALCMAQALPADGSLICCDLPGDYNATARRYWQEAGLAQRIELRLAPALDTLAGLELAGRLESFDLIFIDADKANYPAYLESALRLLRVGGLAVFDNTLWSGRVLEVEPASEDTRAIQALNRALKDDSRIDLSLLPLGDGLTLCRKR